A single genomic interval of Lodderomyces elongisporus chromosome 8, complete sequence harbors:
- the PRP45 gene encoding mRNA splicing protein, which produces MTSTPLSLSSLLPRPRNASYLDPSILLSEIANTQPVISNTKTSSNATSIVAASKIPADKVLTISSITETEHDTYESTIPLKQRFPNLIHHFPRPEPDLDAINKTKLIFQELLDKQLGLAEENGNQGTLSLPRPGVVVSKRGGTYAADPMLPPKLVKLAKNKHQRPENPPAPILKSVQNSSGSGPSPVVAGKLSKEERAKWEIPAAISNWKNNNGFTIGLEKRMIGKKRGLDQDEPSQDTINIDKFAALSSALSSADAQAREDIRRRNEERMECDRLEQMKREERIREIANRSKRRRY; this is translated from the coding sequence ATGACATCGACTCCATTACTGCTAAGTTCACTTCTACCGCGTCCTCGAAATGCTCTGTATTTGGATCCGCTGATCCTTCTTTCCGAAATTGCCAATACGCAACCTGTCATTTCCAACACCAAGACATCATCTAATGCAACATCCATAGTGGCAGCATCAAAAATACCAGCAGACAAAGTGCTCACTATTTCATCAATCACTGAAACTGAGCATGATACATACGAGTCTACCATCCCACTCAAACAAAGATTTCCTAATTTGATCCATCACTTTCCACGACCGGAGCCAGATCTCGATgcaataaacaaaacaaaattgatttTCCAAGAATTACTAGACAAGCAGCTTGGCCTTGCTGAGGAGAATGGGAACCAGGGCACTTTATCCTTACCACGCCCAGGTGTGGTAGTTAGTAAAAGAGGGGGAACATACGCTGCAGATCCAATGTTACCTCCTAAACTTGTAAAACTCGCAAAGAATAAGCATCAACGACCTGAAAATCCACCAGCACCCATTTTGAAACTGGTACAGAATAGTTCAGGTTCAGGCCCAAGTCCCGTGGTTGCCGGAAAATTaagtaaagaagaaagagcaAAGTGGGAGATTCCTGCAGCAATATCGAACtggaaaaataataatgggTTCACTATTGGATTGGAGAAACGTATGATTGGAAAGAAACGAGGCTTGGATCAAGATGAACCCCTGCAAGATACAATCAACATAGACAAGTTTGCTGCTTTGAGTTCTGCATTACTGTCTGCTGATGCACAAGCTAGAGAAGATattagaagaagaaacgaGGAAAGAATGGAGTGTGATAGATTAGAGCAAATGAAACGTGAAGAAAGGATACGTGAGATTGCCAATCGGAGTAAACGAAGGCGATATTGA
- the cbp3 gene encoding Serine carboxypeptidase 3: MLRSCNIRSVSSVRCLSQGTRLQFSSKNSILAKYKSEQDDVVESPTAMATDSHLPLSEHVFKKPPRQPTSKAPFLSEQEDDGKLRPSGFAEKIGQWVISTFSMDMDKSRSGPVAGGLYFAECKKQALTYPDEPMSDTAKFYYQTLGLPVSFSQQVQITILHYWILSVRMRALPFKYSKEYQQKLVDRIFKDLEVRMGTELKIKSNRIIEGYLKDYHTQLLGCVLSYDEGLMTDDITLAAALWRNVFNADANVDIRHVEALLVYVRSQLYVLNKMTDRAFGFGKFKFVPPDQVVTPISKHQEELIKQKTKEEFATMTSPAHKSVLSMDE; encoded by the coding sequence ATGCTCAGATCGTGTAACATTAGAAGTGTGCTGTCAGTAAGATGCTTGTCTCAGGGCACGAGGCTCCAATTTCTGTCGAAAAACTCCATCCTTGCGAAATACAAATCAGAACAAGATGATGTAGTAGAGTCGCCAACGGCAATGGCGACCGATTCACATCTCCCATTATCAGAAcatgttttcaaaaaaccGCCTCGTCAACCAACAAGTAAAGCTCCTTTCTTGTCAGAGCAAGAGGATGATGGTAAGCTTCGTCCTTCTGGGTTTGCCGAGAAGATCGGACAATGGGTCATCTCGACATTCTCCATGGATATGGATAAGTCAAGAAGTGGACCCGTTGCAGGTGGTTTGTATTTTGCAGAGTGTAAAAAGCAAGCGTTGACGTACCCTGATGAACCAATGAGTGACACAGCCAAATTTTATTACCAGACCTTGGGGTTGCCAGTTTCGTTTTCACAACAAGTTCAAATTACTATCTTGCACTACTGGATTTTATCGGTGCGAATGAGAGCCTTACCTTTTAAATATTCCAAAGAATACCAACAGAAGTTGGTGGATAGGATCTTTAAAGATTTGGAAGTGAGGATGGGTACTGAGTTGAAAATCAAGTCAAATAGAATCATTGAAGGGTACTTGAAAGATTACCATACTCAGTTATTAGGTTGTGTGTTGAGCTACGATGAAGGTTTAATGACTGACGATATTACACTTGCTGCGGCATTGTGGAGAAACGTGTTTAACGCCGATGCAAATGTTGATATTAGACACGTTGAAGCATTATTGGTTTACGTTAGATCACAACTTTACGttttaaataaaatgaCTGATAGGGCATTTGGATTTGGTAAGTTTAAATTTGTGCCACCAGACCAAGTTGTTACTCCAATCAGCAAACACCAGGAGGAGTtgattaaacaaaaaaccaaagaagaaTTTGCAACAATGACACTGCCCGCACATAAATCGGTTTTATCAATGGATGAATAA
- the srp72 gene encoding Signal recognition particle subunit SRP72, whose product MSSSIGETFKSLKLTGSSPSEDEQIYKVSYEFLKQKKFNDEQAFRNCLVSLINLDKYELADQLIKKIPSSLVEPLILEIAYVYYKIGRASEIYKLHEEYSLKISSSPAVARGFAHILIQTYYKAGEFSKALELNRKIAGDVFANPEEHGDLVTNESAIVSQLIFQSGHEQHMDASTNTELDETNYDLLFNEALIELAKANLSKSLTLLQKAHQVCTQNNMDEEEAEVELLPIKLTISYVQQLSGNTEEAEKILLSMNTDQVHDSLLKLIVNTNLHSFEKDATSKQSNPNLIERQLNLQERLQQLKQKLTIFQCETILQNSMLLRYATGTLNNSSLLKSSFIQPYNLVTLAYQVLISNGISFESLSDQTQLKSVGKKLVRFIKQEEKKKHIGKNTNSGNINDNNNDKKDNSINYNSSGVVEAATILLVFVNSQLNNFDQSLPLLEKLANESLNEMIVKPGIVGTLITVYEKQHNLAKLKKLLKTLVEKFLYSPEDSFKNVNYYNFAKIVAMKNYAFSEDSRQLFEFLHAANPQDMLINSILSNSNESLQSIADLSSQKSVDSLLAVNMEALIPTKSKPIKSITKAATKVTKKKQKPKFGKNKVVKPEGEFTLDKERWLPLKLRSYYKPTKKDKKKAGGHQGAVESFSPSATPAPSSASTSHANANANPNANANAQGASHGGSSSASKNKKKKKGKK is encoded by the coding sequence ATGAGCTCATCGATAGGAGAAACGTTCAAGAGTTTGAAACTTACAGGCTCAAGTCCATCAGAAGATGAGCAAATTTACAAGGTGTCATATGaatttttaaaacaaaagaaattcaATGACGAGCAAGCTTTTAGGAACTGTCTCGTTTCGCTAATCAATTTGGATAAATACGAGCTTGCAGACCAattaatcaaaaaaattccTAGTTCACTTGTTGAACCATTGATTTTGGAGATTGCATATGTATATTATAAAATTGGAAGAGCTCTGGAGATTTATAAGTTACATGAGGAGTACTCGTTGAAAATATCGTCTTCACCTGCAGTTGCTAGAGGATTTGCGCATATATTAATTCAAACCTATTACAAAGCGGGCGAATTTTCTAAAGCATTGGAATTGAACAGAAAGATTGCTGGAGatgtttttgcaaatccAGAGGAACACGGTGATTTGGTCACGAATGAGAGTGCAATTGTATCGCAATTAATTTTCCAAAGTGGTCATGAGCAGCATATGGACGCATCCACTAACACTGAGTTGGATGAAACAAACTATGACTTATTATTTAATGAAGCATTGATTGAACTAGCGAAGGCAAACTTGTCCAAGTCGTTGACTTTACTCCAAAAGGCACATCAGGTGTGCACACAAAACAACatggatgaagaagaggcAGAAGTTGAATTGCTACCCATAAAGCTCACTATATCTTATGTCCAGCAATTGAGCGGTAACACTGAAGAGGCGGAAAAGATTCTTTTGCTGATGAACACCGACCAGGTTCATGACTCTTTACTCAAATTGATCGTTAATACCAATTTACACTCATTTGAAAAGGATGCGACATCGAAACAGAGCAACCCAAACTTGATTGAGAGGCAACTCAATCTTCAAGAGCGTCTTCAGCAATTGAAACAGAAACTCACTATATTCCAATGCGAGACTATTCTTCAGAATAGTATGTTGTTACGATACGCCACAGGCACTTTAAACAATTCACTGTTATTGAAAAGCTCTTTTATTCAACCTTATAATTTGGTAACCTTGGCTTACCAAGTTCTCATTTCAAATGGTATTTCATTTGAAAGTTTATCAGACCAGACTCAACTCAAAAGTGTAGGCAAAAAGCTTGTCAGATTCATCAaacaagaggaaaagaagaagcacatcggaaaaaatacaaatagtGGCAACATAAACGataacaataatgataaaaaaGACAACAGCATTAATTATAACAGTAGTGGAGTTGTTGAAGCAGCTACAATTTTGTTAGTGTTTGTTAACTCTCAGCTCAATAACTTTGATCAGAGTTTACCGCTTTTGGAGAAATTGGCCAACGAGTCATTAAATGAGATGATTGTAAAGCCAGGCATCGTTGGTACCTTGATTACAGTCTatgaaaaacaacacaacCTTGCAAAGCTCAAAAAGCTTCTCAAGACATTGGTTGAGAAATTCTTGTACAGTCCCGAAGattcttttaaaaatgtCAACTACTACAACTTTGCAAAGATTGTGGCGATGAAGAACTATGCATTCAGCGAAGATTCTAGACAGTTGTTTGAATTCTTGCACGCTGCAAACCCCCAGGATATGCTCATCAACTCAATTCTTTCAAATTCTAATGAGAGTTTGCAATCTATAGCAGATTTGTCATCGCAAAAGTCTGTAGACAGTTTACTTGCAGTGAACATGGAGGCGCTAATCCCCACAAAAAGTAAACCAATCAAATCAATTACGaaagcagcaacaaaagttacaaaaaagaaacaaaagccAAAGTTTGGCAAGAATAAAGTTGTTAAGCCAGAAGGCGAGTTTACGCTTGACAAAGAGAGGTGGCTTCCATTGAAATTGAGAAGTTATTACAAGCCGACtaaaaaagacaagaaaaaagcTGGAGGTCACCAAGGTGCAGTGGAATCATTTTCACCATCAGCTACACCTGCTCCTAGTTCAGCTTCTACATCacatgcaaatgcaaatgcaaatccaaatgcaaatgcaaatgcacaAGGTGCGTCACATGGCGGCAGTTCAAGCGccagcaaaaacaaaaagaagaagaaagggaaaaaataG
- the GCV1 gene encoding Aminomethyltransferase, mitochondrial (BUSCO:EOG09263J6Z) → MLRTTQFIQKRLASTGKDLLRTPLYQAHIDHGGKMVEYAGFEMPVLYKDQSHIESHKWVRSNVGLFDVSHMLQHNISGSESKLFLQKVTPIDLDSLATNSSSLSVLLNKDGGVIDDCIITKHGENEYYMVTNAGCRAKDVDFLKKELLQFSDVKHNTFEGTLLAIQGPKAQDLLQKFTNEDLGKIYFGQTKFLKLSPINATVHLARSGYTGEDGFELSIPSTSEVEQQEALSFFNTLIAEYPEIVKPIGLAARDSLRLEAGMCLYGHELTEDLTPVDASLTWLIPKTRRELGEQSFNGAAKILSQIKDKSTTKRRIGITSKGPSPRDGNKIFAEDGKTEVGYVTSGSPSPTLGGNIAQAYIDKKAKIGSNVKVDIRGKLRDAVVTKLPFVESKFYKQ, encoded by the coding sequence agattaGCCTCAACAGGTAAAGATCTCTTGCGAACTCCATTATACCAAGCACACATTGACCATGGTGGGAAAATGGTTGAGTATGCTGGCTTCGAAATGCCCGTCTTGTACAAGGATCAATCTCACATTGAGTCACATAAATGGGTGAGATCGAATGTTGGTTTATTTGATGTGAGTCATATGTTACAGCACAACATCTCGGGATCAGAgtcaaaattgtttttgcagAAAGTTACTCCAATTGATTTGGACCTGTTGGCTACTAATAGTTCCAGCTTATCTGTGCTATTAAACAAAGATGGTGGAGTAATTGATGATTGTATAATTACAAAACATGGTGAGAACGAATACTATATGGTGACCAATGCTGGATGCAGGGCCAAGGATGTggattttttgaaaaaagaactttTGCAATTCCTGGATGTCAAGCACAATACTTTTGAAGGTACTCTTTTAGCTATCCAAGGTCCCAAGGCTCAAGATTTACTCCAAAAATTTACTAATGAAGATTTGGGCAAGATTTATTTTGGTCAGACcaagtttttgaaactATCACCAATCAATGCAACTGTGCATTTAGCGAGATCTGGTTATACGGGAGAGGATGGATTTGAATTGTCTATTCCATCTACAAGCGAAGtagaacaacaagaagcCTTGAGTTTCTTCAACACTTTAATTGCCGAATATCCGGAAATTGTCAAACCAATTGGGTTGGCAGCTAGAGACTCATTGAGATTAGAAGCTGGTATGTGTTTATATGGCCATGAACTAACTGAAGATCTCACGCCAGTCGACGCATCATTAACGTGGTTGATCCCAAAAACACGCAGAGAGTTGGGAGAGCAGAGCTTTAATGGTGCAGCCAAAATATTGAGTCAAATCAAGGATAAATCAACAACCAAGAGAAGGATTGGTATTACATCTAAAGGTCCCTCGCCACGTGATGGTAACAAGATCTTTGCAGAAGACGGCAAGACCGAAGTCGGCtatgttacttctggttcGCCCTCCCCAACACTTGGAGGTAATATTGCTCAAGCGTACATCGATAAGAAGGCTAAAATTGGCTCTAATGTCAAGGTAGACATTAGAGGTAAATTGAGAGATGCTGTAGTGACCAAATTACCATTTGTCGAAAGCAAATTTTATAAACAGTAA